The following coding sequences are from one Halorubrum sp. BOL3-1 window:
- a CDS encoding DUF4330 family protein has protein sequence MALIDDEGNLFGRINVIDALVVLLVAAVVVAGAAFVLTDDPEPAPETDTTYATLDVGTVSPYIVDTIGEGDTHSPDGASTLRVTDVHLTPQGGNTRVTLRVALEGELNDQGSLIYGGAPPRLGRTLGITTDRYEISGQIRDVGDSDSLTTTQQSVLIASQVDAATAEDVTPGDEIRLSDRTVARIDNVTAYATNQPARRQLLVEATLSAHRQQDRLRFGGHAVRRGQPITLPGPEYTLDGQIEQVGGDLATGATTTRTVTLRMEEVREDFAAAIEPGMVERTGDTTVARVTGVETEPSLIITTGENGSVNVVDHPVNREVTITAELQLRETPSGLAFKGEQIRQGSTVALDLGTVTVEATVVSVER, from the coding sequence ATGGCGTTGATCGACGACGAGGGGAACCTCTTCGGTCGGATCAACGTCATCGACGCGCTAGTCGTGTTGCTGGTCGCCGCCGTCGTTGTCGCGGGGGCCGCGTTCGTTCTCACCGACGATCCGGAACCCGCACCGGAGACGGACACTACCTACGCGACGCTCGACGTCGGCACCGTCTCGCCGTACATCGTCGACACCATCGGAGAGGGTGACACGCACAGCCCGGACGGCGCGTCCACGCTCCGGGTGACGGACGTTCACCTGACGCCGCAGGGTGGAAACACGCGGGTGACCCTCCGGGTCGCTCTCGAAGGCGAACTCAACGATCAAGGAAGCCTGATCTACGGCGGCGCGCCCCCGCGACTCGGACGCACACTCGGGATCACCACCGACCGCTATGAGATCAGCGGCCAGATCCGCGACGTAGGCGACAGTGACTCGCTCACCACGACCCAACAGTCAGTCCTCATCGCGAGTCAGGTCGACGCAGCCACCGCAGAAGACGTGACGCCTGGAGACGAGATTCGCCTGAGCGACCGGACGGTGGCGCGGATCGATAACGTGACCGCGTACGCCACCAACCAACCCGCCCGTCGCCAGCTGCTCGTCGAGGCGACACTGTCCGCCCACCGCCAGCAGGACCGACTCCGATTTGGCGGCCACGCCGTCAGACGCGGCCAGCCGATCACGCTCCCCGGCCCTGAGTACACACTCGACGGCCAGATCGAGCAGGTCGGCGGCGATCTCGCGACGGGTGCGACCACCACGCGCACCGTTACGCTCCGGATGGAAGAGGTCCGTGAGGACTTCGCAGCCGCGATTGAGCCCGGAATGGTCGAGCGCACGGGCGATACGACTGTCGCCCGCGTCACGGGCGTCGAAACGGAGCCGTCGCTCATTATCACGACCGGCGAGAACGGCAGCGTCAACGTCGTCGATCACCCGGTCAACCGGGAGGTAACGATCACCGCCGAACTCCAGCTGCGGGAGACCCCGAGCGGGCTCGCGTTCAAAGGCGAGCAGATTCGACAGGGGTCGACCGTCGCACTCGATCTCGGGACGGTCACCGTTGAGGCGACGGTCGTCTCCGTGGAGCGATGA
- a CDS encoding undecaprenyl-diphosphate phosphatase: MTNTDLLIAVLAGIVQGVVEWLPVSSQGNLALVLTAVGVAPDQALQLALFLQVGTTLSAATYYRDEIRVALDAVPAWRPTTAYDGDQALVTYLIVASGMTGLVGIPLYLVAVDLAGQLTGGVFITGIGVLLILTGFLQLGSESVAMGGREQPTLIDSLLVGGVQGVAILPGVSRSGMTTSALLFRSYDPATAFRLSFLLSIPASLGAAALTIAGAGGLPGISPTAAATALGVSAVVGYLTIDVLMRVVDRIPFWAVCFGLGGLAVVGGGIVSVFI; the protein is encoded by the coding sequence GTGACGAACACGGATCTCCTCATCGCGGTGCTCGCTGGGATCGTCCAAGGCGTCGTCGAGTGGCTTCCCGTCTCCAGTCAGGGCAACCTCGCACTCGTGCTCACCGCTGTTGGGGTTGCACCCGACCAAGCGCTGCAGCTGGCGTTGTTTCTCCAAGTTGGAACGACTCTCTCGGCGGCGACCTACTATCGAGACGAGATTCGGGTCGCACTCGACGCGGTACCGGCATGGCGTCCCACGACGGCGTATGACGGTGACCAGGCGCTTGTGACCTATCTGATTGTGGCCAGTGGGATGACCGGCCTCGTCGGCATTCCGCTGTACCTCGTTGCCGTTGATCTGGCGGGACAACTCACCGGCGGGGTGTTCATCACCGGTATCGGAGTGCTTCTCATTCTGACTGGGTTTCTCCAGCTCGGCTCCGAATCGGTCGCGATGGGCGGGCGTGAACAACCGACACTTATCGATTCACTCCTCGTTGGGGGTGTCCAAGGCGTCGCAATCCTACCTGGGGTCTCTCGGTCTGGCATGACGACGAGTGCGTTGCTGTTCCGCAGCTACGATCCAGCAACGGCGTTTCGCCTCTCGTTTCTGCTCTCAATTCCCGCGAGTCTTGGGGCCGCGGCGTTGACGATTGCTGGTGCGGGTGGCCTGCCAGGGATTTCGCCAACGGCGGCGGCAACCGCGCTGGGCGTGAGTGCCGTTGTCGGATATCTCACGATTGACGTGTTGATGCGTGTTGTCGACCGAATCCCGTTTTGGGCAGTGTGCTTTGGACTCGGTGGGCTTGCGGTCGTCGGTGGTGGCATCGTCTCGGTTTTCATCTGA
- a CDS encoding TrmB family transcriptional regulator, whose translation MSESSEEFFSLLDLTEYEAEALEELLLLGRTTAPDLAEATGIPKARIYGVLDSLAEAGYIKMISGRPKRYEPHEPAAITERVVENRRHAYERFREDVEAIEEAFVDEYAPVRDRGIDELSPTEDLFHVVDVGEPSERETRRLFREAENGVYVFSKSFGYIDAVRPAMRDAVDRDVNVNVLLLNPESLTEENQRRQAEIREMFNESFPSVAVRVSDRLLPWRGTFIDPSLSYESGQGLLMVEQEEVPNHHRQAAVTENPSFVAGMWQYFDLLWRHESVPADPSPDPTASDSAGE comes from the coding sequence ATGTCAGAGTCCAGCGAGGAGTTCTTTTCGCTGCTCGATCTCACAGAGTACGAAGCCGAGGCGCTGGAGGAACTGCTGCTCTTGGGTCGGACGACGGCGCCCGACCTCGCCGAGGCGACCGGGATTCCCAAAGCGCGGATTTACGGCGTCTTAGACTCGCTGGCGGAGGCCGGATACATCAAGATGATATCGGGACGCCCGAAACGGTACGAGCCGCACGAGCCGGCGGCGATCACCGAGCGCGTGGTCGAGAATCGCCGCCACGCCTACGAGCGGTTCCGCGAGGACGTCGAAGCCATTGAGGAGGCGTTCGTCGACGAGTACGCGCCGGTCCGTGACCGAGGGATCGACGAGCTCAGCCCGACAGAGGACCTGTTCCATGTCGTCGACGTGGGCGAGCCGAGCGAGCGAGAGACTCGCCGGCTGTTTCGAGAAGCCGAGAACGGAGTGTATGTGTTTTCAAAGAGCTTCGGCTACATCGACGCCGTTCGCCCCGCAATGCGAGACGCGGTCGACCGCGATGTGAACGTCAATGTCCTCCTGTTGAATCCGGAGTCGCTCACCGAAGAGAACCAGCGACGACAGGCTGAGATTCGAGAGATGTTCAACGAGTCGTTCCCATCGGTCGCCGTGCGTGTCAGCGACCGGCTGTTGCCGTGGCGCGGAACGTTCATCGACCCGAGTCTGTCGTACGAGTCCGGTCAGGGGCTGCTCATGGTTGAACAAGAGGAGGTGCCGAACCACCACCGGCAGGCCGCAGTCACGGAGAACCCCTCGTTTGTGGCCGGGATGTGGCAGTACTTCGACCTGCTGTGGCGCCACGAGAGCGTGCCCGCTGATCCCAGTCCCGACCCGACAGCCAGTGACAGCGCCGGGGAGTGA
- a CDS encoding NAD-dependent epimerase/dehydratase family protein codes for MTVLLTGADGYLGWPTALRLADRLDHRIICVDNFARRDWVAESGSVSATQIEDPEDRFERVENLSLIEGDLADRDFVLQLLDTHEPDTVLHAAAQPSAPYSSINGERALYTQQNNISMTLNLLHGLHETGLSDTHFIETTTTGIYGAPHFPIPEGGLEVERKGGQDEVPFPAMGGSWYHQTKSFDAANMRLAESQFEFPMSEVRTAIVYGTETEETRNHESPTRFDFDYYFGTVVNRFCAQAVAGYPITVYGKGEQRKPMVSLEDAVESLVRLVEEGHSGDEGIDVYNQVTRPIAIVELAETIAEVGAEFDLDAEVKHYENPREEDEEHKMEMENDRFIELVGGQRQELEAGIRDVLGTLVEEKDRIAAHEDRFLPGVLTDE; via the coding sequence ATGACCGTGCTACTTACCGGTGCCGACGGCTACCTCGGGTGGCCGACCGCACTGCGACTGGCGGATCGGCTCGACCACCGGATCATCTGCGTCGACAACTTCGCGCGCCGCGATTGGGTTGCCGAGTCGGGAAGCGTCTCCGCGACACAAATTGAGGATCCCGAAGACCGATTCGAGCGCGTCGAAAATCTCAGCCTGATCGAGGGCGACCTCGCCGACCGCGACTTCGTGCTCCAGCTGCTGGACACCCACGAGCCCGACACCGTGCTCCACGCCGCCGCACAGCCGAGCGCACCCTACTCGTCGATCAACGGCGAGCGCGCGCTGTACACCCAGCAGAACAACATTTCGATGACGCTAAACTTGCTCCACGGGCTCCATGAGACGGGGCTGTCGGACACGCACTTCATCGAGACGACGACGACCGGCATCTACGGCGCGCCCCACTTCCCGATTCCCGAGGGGGGGCTGGAAGTCGAGCGCAAGGGCGGGCAAGACGAGGTGCCGTTCCCGGCAATGGGCGGCAGCTGGTACCACCAGACGAAGTCGTTCGACGCCGCGAACATGCGGCTCGCGGAGTCGCAGTTCGAGTTCCCGATGAGCGAGGTCCGAACGGCAATCGTCTACGGGACCGAAACCGAGGAGACTCGCAACCACGAGAGTCCGACGCGGTTCGACTTCGACTACTACTTCGGGACCGTCGTCAACCGCTTTTGCGCGCAGGCGGTCGCCGGCTACCCGATCACGGTGTACGGCAAGGGCGAGCAGCGCAAGCCGATGGTGAGCCTCGAAGACGCCGTCGAGAGCCTCGTCCGGCTCGTCGAGGAGGGCCACTCCGGCGACGAGGGGATCGACGTGTACAACCAGGTCACCCGGCCGATCGCGATTGTCGAACTCGCCGAGACGATCGCGGAGGTTGGCGCGGAGTTCGATCTGGACGCTGAGGTGAAACACTACGAGAACCCGCGCGAGGAGGACGAGGAACACAAAATGGAGATGGAAAACGACCGGTTCATCGAGCTCGTAGGCGGGCAACGACAGGAGCTCGAAGCCGGGATCCGCGATGTCCTTGGCACGCTCGTCGAGGAGAAAGACCGGATCGCGGCCCACGAGGACCGGTTCCTGCCCGGTGTGTTGACCGATGAGTGA
- a CDS encoding NAD(P)-dependent oxidoreductase — protein sequence MSDAGGAETGRRILVTGGCGYIGSALVPRLLDDPRVSEVIVLDSLASGSPAHLASCIGNGLDFRRGDVRDYGAVESAVRGVDAVIHLAAITGAASTHDRREETFAVNRDGTENVLTAAGKFDVENVVVASSCNNYGRAASTDIDEETEQNPLNPYAESKVACERLLDEAIAAYDFDGTALRMSTNYGWSPGIRFNLVVNHFVFRGLTDRSLTVYGDGSNWRPFIHVRDAARAYLDAALDPDAWPQRVYNVGSNAENYRISEIAEIVREELDQNLDVTYLEDEQPGPSYHVNFDRLAETGFETEWTLREGIRDIASELTGEETEGIHA from the coding sequence ATGAGTGACGCGGGAGGGGCGGAAACCGGACGACGGATCCTCGTCACCGGCGGCTGCGGCTACATCGGGAGCGCGCTCGTTCCCCGACTGCTCGATGATCCCCGCGTGAGCGAGGTTATCGTCCTCGATTCGCTGGCGTCGGGATCGCCGGCACATCTCGCCAGCTGTATCGGCAACGGTCTCGACTTCCGCCGCGGCGACGTCCGCGACTACGGCGCCGTCGAGAGCGCGGTCCGCGGCGTCGACGCAGTGATTCACCTCGCGGCGATCACCGGCGCGGCGTCGACCCACGACCGCCGCGAGGAGACGTTTGCCGTGAACCGCGACGGGACCGAGAACGTGCTCACGGCCGCGGGGAAGTTCGACGTCGAGAACGTCGTGGTCGCCTCGTCGTGTAACAACTACGGGCGCGCGGCGAGCACCGATATCGACGAGGAGACCGAACAGAATCCGCTGAATCCCTACGCCGAGTCCAAGGTCGCGTGCGAGCGACTGCTCGACGAGGCGATCGCGGCGTACGACTTCGACGGCACCGCGCTCCGGATGAGTACGAACTACGGCTGGTCGCCGGGCATCCGGTTCAACCTCGTGGTGAATCACTTTGTGTTCCGTGGGCTGACGGATCGCTCGTTGACGGTGTACGGCGACGGGTCGAACTGGCGGCCGTTCATCCACGTGCGCGATGCGGCGCGGGCGTACCTCGACGCGGCGTTGGATCCGGACGCGTGGCCGCAACGCGTGTACAACGTCGGATCGAACGCGGAAAATTATCGTATTTCGGAGATCGCGGAGATCGTCCGTGAGGAACTCGATCAGAACCTCGACGTAACGTATCTGGAGGACGAACAGCCCGGACCCTCCTATCACGTGAACTTCGACCGGCTCGCCGAGACCGGCTTCGAGACGGAGTGGACGCTACGGGAGGGGATCCGCGACATCGCAAGCGAGCTGACGGGCGAAGAGACTGAGGGGATCCACGCATGA
- a CDS encoding NAD(P)-dependent oxidoreductase, giving the protein MTDATRTETDGGNDSEPIEKPTIAVTGAAGYIGSRVIVEFQEAHPDWEIVALDNQYRGQVDSVGDVEVKHVDIRNRDRLEEALAGADVVCHLAAISGVDDCEENADLAYEVNVTGTNNVAWFCRKTGAALTFPFSMAVLGDPESFPITADQPRDPLNWYGRTKLLGEQAVEAFADGAFPAHLFLKSNLYGEHDVDGTTVSKPTVINFFVSRAVAGETLTVYEPGTQARNFVHVKDVARAYVRSAERLLEQLAREETGTETFEIASEEDLSVMRVAEIVQNTANTLLETDVDIELIENPRGNETVVERFDVDISNTQQTINWRTEETISDSVHRLLKESP; this is encoded by the coding sequence ATGACAGACGCAACACGGACTGAGACGGACGGCGGCAACGACAGCGAGCCAATCGAGAAGCCGACGATCGCGGTCACGGGCGCGGCCGGCTACATCGGGAGTCGAGTGATTGTCGAGTTTCAGGAGGCGCATCCCGACTGGGAGATCGTCGCGCTCGACAACCAGTACCGCGGGCAGGTGGACTCGGTCGGTGACGTCGAGGTCAAGCACGTCGACATCCGGAACCGCGACCGATTGGAAGAGGCGCTTGCGGGCGCGGACGTGGTGTGTCATCTCGCGGCAATCAGTGGCGTCGACGACTGCGAGGAGAACGCCGACCTCGCATATGAGGTGAACGTCACCGGAACGAACAACGTCGCGTGGTTCTGTCGGAAGACCGGCGCAGCGTTGACGTTCCCGTTCAGCATGGCCGTACTGGGCGATCCGGAGTCGTTCCCCATTACGGCTGACCAGCCGCGCGATCCGTTGAACTGGTACGGCCGGACGAAACTGCTCGGCGAGCAGGCGGTCGAGGCGTTCGCTGACGGCGCGTTCCCGGCACACCTGTTCTTGAAATCGAACCTCTACGGCGAACACGATGTCGACGGGACAACGGTGAGCAAGCCGACTGTGATCAACTTCTTTGTGAGCCGGGCGGTTGCGGGTGAGACGCTGACGGTGTACGAGCCCGGGACGCAGGCGCGGAACTTCGTTCACGTGAAAGACGTGGCGCGAGCGTACGTGCGGAGCGCAGAGCGGTTACTGGAGCAGTTAGCGCGTGAGGAGACTGGAACAGAGACGTTCGAAATTGCAAGTGAAGAAGATTTGAGCGTGATGCGCGTGGCGGAGATTGTTCAGAATACGGCAAACACTCTGTTAGAGACAGATGTAGATATTGAACTTATCGAGAACCCTAGAGGTAACGAAACGGTAGTTGAAAGGTTTGATGTGGATATCTCGAACACGCAGCAAACGATAAACTGGAGAACAGAAGAGACAATTTCCGATTCAGTCCATCGACTATTGAAGGAGAGTCCATAG
- a CDS encoding sulfatase-like hydrolase/transferase: protein MSEPVVIWWTIDSLRQDICSVYGGEARTPVLSRLAEEGTMYDARSMATWTLPSVTSILTGERPEEHGVETQDDRLQPGTPTLPQYFRNQGWNTLGIVANPWFSRRKGLDIGFDRFYNITEDDSLLSQVSRAAVVKHLLNFRTRTGGLSLDVDKHPSEPLIVDLAREWLREADQPTFMMVHTQGAHSPYNSPNNWNRHRDEAEPLRADYLNLVEFIDAQIGRFIDELPENATIIVTSDHGEALGESGEWGHKNEKLDILRNVPAIIAGSTPNFQNKIDHIDIHEWLREDIIPTHGDEARSNDLEEQLEALGYVDGEHSV from the coding sequence ATGTCTGAGCCCGTTGTTATCTGGTGGACTATAGATAGTCTCCGACAGGATATCTGTTCCGTATACGGAGGAGAAGCGAGGACACCGGTTCTTTCAAGACTTGCTGAAGAGGGTACAATGTATGACGCCCGCTCAATGGCCACCTGGACGCTACCATCAGTAACTTCGATCCTCACAGGCGAGCGACCAGAAGAACACGGGGTAGAAACACAAGACGATCGTCTACAACCAGGTACCCCTACACTTCCACAGTATTTCCGTAATCAGGGGTGGAATACGCTCGGAATTGTCGCTAATCCGTGGTTTTCACGCCGTAAAGGACTTGATATTGGGTTTGATAGGTTCTACAATATCACAGAGGATGATTCATTACTGAGTCAAGTTTCACGAGCAGCTGTGGTAAAGCACCTTCTCAATTTCCGTACTCGGACTGGCGGACTCAGTCTTGACGTTGACAAACATCCCTCGGAGCCATTGATTGTCGATCTGGCGAGAGAGTGGCTTAGAGAGGCTGACCAGCCAACATTTATGATGGTTCACACCCAAGGTGCTCACTCTCCGTACAACTCGCCAAACAACTGGAACCGACATCGGGACGAAGCTGAGCCGCTCAGGGCCGATTATCTGAACCTAGTCGAATTCATTGATGCTCAGATAGGACGGTTTATTGACGAACTCCCCGAAAACGCTACGATAATTGTCACCAGTGACCATGGAGAAGCACTCGGGGAGTCAGGTGAGTGGGGACACAAAAATGAGAAATTAGATATTCTCCGCAACGTTCCAGCTATTATCGCTGGTTCCACGCCGAATTTCCAGAACAAGATAGACCACATCGATATTCACGAATGGCTTCGAGAGGATATTATCCCAACACACGGAGACGAAGCTCGGTCTAACGATTTAGAAGAGCAACTGGAAGCATTGGGGTATGTTGACGGAGAACATAGTGTATAG
- a CDS encoding polysaccharide biosynthesis C-terminal domain-containing protein, translated as MRIGQTSAIQFVSKVVTSAGGFLATLYFARIVGSDTLGIYFILLSSVGWLSVLVDAGISPAITKRMSEGEAPAEYFQVGLGVIGVGTGAITFFLLLFSKQVTDYITHPYSTYFLIVLVISGTAMTAVRTGLSGTQNVHISGILTSIQSIIRIVLQVAAVSIGLGLSGLVFGWVLSSLVAAAVGLVYLMVKAENFLSLKQMNTRERLIDIYSFAKYSWLGSLKSKTNNYADILILGLFVPSNLIGVYAIAWNIASFLTILGSAIETTLFPEFSELENQDDYTEIAHLLQKSLQYTGLFVIPGLFGGILLGDRILRLYGSNFVIGFEVLILLIVSVLIYDYQKQLTGVLQGIDRPDIDFRVNGTFIGSNIILNLILIQQIGWYGAAIATVLSSGISLVYAYYAVCEILPVSVPVREIGKQIGASIIMAISVFLLEAIESAYTIVGHNALVVFGLVFVGATIYMGTLMTISDETRKTIFDNLPIS; from the coding sequence ATGAGGATTGGCCAGACATCAGCAATCCAGTTCGTTTCAAAGGTCGTCACGTCAGCCGGGGGGTTCCTTGCGACACTTTATTTCGCGAGGATAGTTGGATCAGACACGCTCGGAATATACTTCATCTTACTTTCTTCGGTTGGCTGGCTCAGCGTGTTAGTCGACGCCGGCATCAGTCCAGCAATCACCAAACGGATGAGTGAGGGTGAAGCTCCCGCAGAATATTTTCAAGTGGGACTGGGAGTTATCGGTGTTGGAACTGGAGCAATTACGTTCTTTCTCCTTCTGTTCTCAAAACAAGTAACAGACTATATCACACACCCATACTCAACGTACTTCCTCATTGTTCTTGTTATCTCTGGGACAGCGATGACTGCTGTTAGGACAGGCTTATCGGGGACCCAAAACGTCCATATTTCGGGTATATTAACCTCAATCCAGTCTATTATTCGTATTGTTCTTCAGGTTGCTGCGGTTAGTATTGGGCTTGGACTGTCTGGTCTCGTGTTTGGGTGGGTCCTATCCTCTCTGGTAGCGGCTGCTGTTGGGCTTGTTTATCTTATGGTCAAAGCTGAAAATTTCTTATCCCTCAAACAGATGAACACACGTGAGAGATTAATTGATATTTATTCATTTGCTAAATATTCTTGGCTCGGTTCATTGAAATCTAAGACGAATAACTATGCGGATATATTAATCTTAGGACTATTTGTACCCAGTAACTTGATCGGAGTCTACGCAATCGCTTGGAACATCGCTTCGTTTCTAACAATATTGGGCTCTGCGATTGAGACTACACTATTTCCGGAGTTTAGCGAGCTTGAAAACCAAGATGATTACACTGAGATCGCCCACTTGTTACAAAAGAGCCTACAGTATACGGGCCTATTCGTCATTCCCGGCCTTTTTGGAGGGATCTTACTTGGTGATCGTATTTTGAGGCTGTATGGGTCTAATTTTGTTATAGGCTTTGAAGTACTAATTCTCCTGATTGTTTCAGTCCTCATATACGACTATCAAAAGCAGTTGACTGGTGTTCTTCAGGGTATTGACAGACCAGATATAGACTTCAGAGTAAATGGAACATTTATCGGTTCAAATATCATTCTGAATCTTATTTTAATTCAGCAGATAGGATGGTATGGAGCGGCGATCGCGACAGTTCTCTCCTCTGGTATTAGCTTGGTTTACGCGTACTATGCTGTGTGTGAGATTCTTCCGGTGAGTGTTCCTGTAAGAGAGATCGGAAAGCAGATCGGGGCCTCAATAATTATGGCAATCTCTGTGTTCTTGCTTGAGGCAATTGAATCGGCATATACGATTGTTGGTCACAACGCATTAGTCGTGTTCGGATTAGTATTCGTAGGTGCTACAATCTATATGGGAACGCTGATGACTATATCTGACGAGACGCGGAAGACAATCTTTGACAACTTACCAATTAGTTAA
- the tnpA gene encoding IS200/IS605 family transposase — translation MPRGFDRERTNVHKLQYHFVWCPKYRKSVLEGEVRDRLEELIEDKADELDVEILQLAIRSDHVHLFITGDPTLAPNKIIQQVKGYSSHHLRDEYDFDLPSLWTRSYFVSSAGDVSSEVIEEYIDAQAGE, via the coding sequence ATGCCTCGCGGGTTCGACCGAGAACGTACCAACGTCCACAAACTCCAGTACCACTTCGTCTGGTGTCCGAAGTACCGCAAGTCGGTGCTCGAAGGCGAGGTACGCGATCGACTTGAGGAACTCATCGAGGACAAAGCCGACGAACTCGACGTAGAGATTCTACAGTTGGCGATTCGTTCCGACCACGTTCACTTGTTCATCACGGGCGATCCGACGCTCGCTCCGAACAAAATAATACAACAGGTCAAGGGCTACTCCTCGCATCACCTCCGCGACGAGTACGACTTTGACTTGCCCTCGCTGTGGACGCGCTCGTACTTCGTCTCCAGTGCGGGCGACGTCTCCAGCGAGGTCATCGAGGAGTACATCGACGCACAAGCGGGTGAATAA
- a CDS encoding RNA-guided endonuclease TnpB family protein, with the protein MQRNVSTTVRVKLHSLTNRKSDMLAREYEAFQREVHGGDADLYSATKQQASKVQRQKDPNPDTDQPVVLRNDVLDIAHDKDTVLSSWWMKVPVYDPERGQGNSIWCPAHVPHKDETLVQEGDIRDSELVRGDGDWYVNLVVKRSVTIQDEYDDVLAIDMGARWVATCAFLSDRDTTFYGEEVRCLREHYKQLRKSIGKAKPRQGQQVVERIGDAEARKVDDRLHKIARHIVEDAKERNAVIVVGDLGGVRKDNDKGRYVNDKTHKMPFARLLNYIEYKAHDAGIDVVLVEEYDTSKRCNRCACEGVRETQGRFKCSECGLDDNADKNGALNIGKRALGKFSKPLSEAGAVLAQPETQVIVPRDEEPVNLSVSVGSTPSGGTPRL; encoded by the coding sequence ATGCAGCGGAACGTCTCAACCACGGTGCGGGTCAAGCTCCACTCGCTGACCAACAGAAAATCCGATATGCTGGCCCGTGAGTACGAGGCGTTCCAACGCGAAGTTCACGGCGGGGATGCCGACCTCTACTCCGCGACGAAACAGCAAGCGTCGAAAGTCCAGCGACAGAAAGACCCGAACCCTGACACTGACCAGCCCGTCGTTCTCCGCAACGACGTACTGGATATTGCCCACGACAAGGACACGGTGCTGTCGTCGTGGTGGATGAAAGTCCCCGTATACGACCCTGAACGGGGACAGGGGAACTCTATCTGGTGTCCTGCCCACGTTCCACACAAGGACGAAACACTCGTCCAGGAGGGTGACATTCGAGATAGCGAACTAGTGCGCGGTGACGGTGACTGGTACGTCAATCTCGTCGTTAAACGGTCTGTGACCATCCAAGACGAGTATGACGACGTACTGGCCATCGATATGGGCGCACGCTGGGTCGCTACCTGTGCCTTCCTCTCGGACCGTGACACCACGTTCTACGGCGAAGAAGTGCGCTGCCTCCGCGAACATTACAAGCAACTACGGAAGTCTATCGGGAAGGCCAAACCTCGACAGGGACAGCAGGTGGTTGAGCGCATCGGTGACGCGGAAGCGCGGAAGGTCGACGACCGTCTCCACAAGATAGCTCGACATATTGTAGAAGATGCCAAAGAGCGGAACGCGGTCATCGTCGTGGGTGATCTCGGCGGGGTTCGCAAGGATAACGACAAAGGTCGGTACGTCAACGACAAGACCCACAAAATGCCGTTCGCTCGACTGTTGAACTACATCGAGTACAAAGCACATGACGCGGGTATTGACGTGGTGTTGGTCGAGGAATACGACACGTCGAAGAGGTGTAACCGCTGTGCTTGCGAGGGGGTCCGGGAGACGCAGGGGCGGTTCAAGTGTTCTGAGTGTGGATTGGACGACAACGCGGACAAGAACGGTGCGCTGAACATCGGGAAACGAGCCTTGGGCAAGTTTTCGAAACCGCTGTCCGAGGCGGGGGCTGTACTGGCACAGCCCGAAACACAGGTCATCGTCCCACGTGACGAGGAACCTGTGAACCTCTCTGTTTCCGTGGGTTCAACCCCCAGTGGGGGAACCCCACGGCTTTAG